A stretch of Candidatus Kryptoniota bacterium DNA encodes these proteins:
- the atpA gene encoding F0F1 ATP synthase subunit alpha gives MPEVRPDEITAILRKQISGFEQESDVYDVGTVLQVGDGIARVYGLEKVMASELIEFPNGVFGMALNLEEDNVGCMLFGNDTLVKEGDQVKRTGKVMSMPVGEAMLGRVIDPLGQPMDGKGTIKTDKFLPIERKALGVIFRSPVKQPLNTGLKAVDSMIPIGRGQRELIIGDRQTGKTAIAIDTIINQRFTHTEEAKRRDIKPVYCIYVAIGQKASTVAQVVAKLEEEGAMDFTTVIAAGASTPSPLQFIAPYSGCTIGEYFRDGGRDALVVYDDLSKHAWAYRQVSLLLRRPPGREAYPGDVFYLHSRLLERASKLSDEIGGGSLTALPIIETQANDISAYIPTNVISITDGQIYLEPGLFNSGVRPSINVGVSVSRVGGHAQIRAMRKVAGRLRIDLAQFRALEAFIKFGSDLDKVTQAQITRGQRLVEILKQNQYTPMPVEKQVVLIFTGTNGYLDELPVDTVQRFEREFLEMMELKHRDILDKIADTKDIDSETDKRLNAITREFVDLFKMTFKGL, from the coding sequence ATGCCTGAAGTAAGGCCAGATGAGATTACGGCGATACTACGAAAACAAATTTCCGGCTTCGAACAGGAAAGCGATGTGTACGATGTCGGCACGGTTCTGCAGGTCGGTGATGGAATCGCACGCGTGTACGGCTTGGAGAAGGTAATGGCGAGCGAACTCATCGAGTTTCCGAACGGCGTGTTCGGTATGGCACTCAACCTTGAGGAAGACAACGTCGGCTGCATGCTGTTCGGCAACGATACGCTTGTAAAGGAAGGTGACCAAGTCAAGCGGACCGGAAAAGTCATGTCGATGCCGGTAGGCGAGGCGATGCTCGGACGCGTCATCGATCCACTGGGGCAGCCGATGGACGGCAAGGGCACGATCAAGACGGACAAATTTCTTCCCATTGAAAGAAAAGCCCTCGGAGTAATCTTCAGAAGCCCTGTCAAGCAGCCCCTCAATACAGGATTGAAGGCCGTAGATTCCATGATACCCATCGGCCGGGGTCAGCGTGAGCTCATCATTGGGGATCGTCAGACAGGAAAGACCGCCATTGCTATTGACACGATAATCAATCAGAGGTTCACTCATACCGAAGAGGCCAAGAGAAGAGACATCAAACCGGTTTATTGCATTTACGTGGCGATAGGACAGAAAGCTTCCACGGTTGCACAGGTCGTAGCGAAACTGGAGGAAGAAGGCGCGATGGATTTCACAACTGTCATCGCTGCGGGCGCAAGCACGCCGTCACCACTTCAGTTTATCGCGCCATATTCCGGATGCACGATCGGCGAATACTTCAGGGACGGCGGAAGAGATGCGCTTGTTGTTTACGACGATCTCTCCAAACACGCGTGGGCATATAGACAGGTATCGCTTCTCCTGCGACGACCGCCGGGCCGGGAGGCATACCCGGGTGACGTGTTTTATCTTCACAGCAGACTCCTTGAGCGGGCATCGAAGCTGAGTGACGAAATTGGCGGCGGCAGCCTCACCGCGCTTCCTATCATCGAAACTCAAGCAAACGACATTTCGGCTTACATACCGACTAACGTCATCTCTATAACGGACGGCCAGATTTACCTTGAACCCGGTCTGTTCAATTCCGGCGTCAGGCCGTCCATCAACGTCGGAGTGTCCGTGTCGCGCGTCGGCGGCCACGCTCAGATCAGGGCCATGCGAAAAGTAGCAGGCAGACTCAGAATCGACCTCGCACAGTTCAGAGCACTGGAAGCGTTCATAAAATTCGGATCTGATTTGGACAAAGTGACTCAGGCTCAGATCACGAGAGGGCAAAGGCTCGTCGAGATCCTCAAGCAGAACCAATACACTCCGATGCCAGTGGAGAAACAGGTGGTTCTGATATTCACGGGAACGAACGGTTATCTCGACGAACTTCCCGTCGACACTGTTCAGCGTTTTGAGCGTGAATTCCTCGAGATGATGGAGCTCAAGCACAGAGACATTCTCGACAAGATTGCGGATACAAAAGACATCGACTCCGAAACAGACAAAAGACTCAACGCGATAACGAGAGAATTCGTAGATCTGTTTAAGATGACTTTTAAAGGCCTATAA
- the atpG gene encoding ATP synthase F1 subunit gamma — MPTLREIKRRIAGVKSTEKITKAMKMVAAAKLRRAQAAVYAARPYSRKISEMMRHLAANSDLSENKYVVPREVKSVAIVSVTADRGFCGAFNSNIIKATLNHIQNNYAELNAGGQVKIVAVGRKGVEFLSKRKYNVVRGYSGIYHSLDLAAANGVTHEIVKGYLDGTYDRVDLIYNEFKSILQQRLIIEQLLPIPKEEIKPDEGKKIELEYIYEPSAAEILDQLIPRHLSYQLWRVLLESNAAGEGARMAAMDNASENAGELISALSLQYNKARQASITKELLEVVSGAEALKALG, encoded by the coding sequence GTGCCGACATTAAGAGAAATAAAGCGGCGAATCGCCGGCGTCAAAAGTACCGAAAAGATCACTAAGGCGATGAAGATGGTTGCCGCCGCGAAACTTCGCAGGGCACAAGCGGCAGTTTATGCGGCGCGCCCGTACTCCAGGAAGATCTCTGAGATGATGCGCCATCTCGCCGCAAACTCAGATCTCAGCGAAAACAAATACGTTGTACCGAGAGAGGTGAAAAGCGTCGCGATCGTGAGTGTGACCGCTGACCGTGGATTTTGCGGTGCATTCAACTCGAATATTATTAAGGCGACGTTGAATCACATACAGAACAATTATGCTGAACTCAATGCTGGCGGTCAGGTTAAGATTGTCGCCGTTGGGCGAAAGGGGGTTGAGTTTCTTTCAAAACGGAAATACAATGTCGTTCGAGGTTACTCCGGAATCTACCACTCTCTCGATCTCGCGGCAGCAAACGGCGTAACACATGAAATCGTTAAAGGATATCTCGACGGGACCTACGATAGAGTCGACTTGATCTACAATGAGTTCAAGAGCATACTTCAACAGCGATTGATAATCGAACAGCTGCTCCCGATTCCGAAAGAAGAGATCAAACCGGATGAGGGCAAGAAGATCGAACTGGAATACATTTATGAACCTTCGGCTGCTGAAATTCTGGATCAACTTATTCCGAGGCATCTGTCTTACCAGTTATGGCGTGTGCTCCTGGAAAGCAACGCGGCAGGTGAGGGTGCAAGGATGGCCGCAATGGATAACGCGAGCGAGAATGCGGGCGAGTTGATCTCCGCGCTTTCGCTTCAGTACAATAAGGCGCGGCAGGCGTCGATTACTAAGGAGCTTCTCGAGGTTGTGTCGGGTGCCGAGGCATTGAAAGCACTCGGCTGA
- a CDS encoding arginine decarboxylase, pyruvoyl-dependent has translation MYVPTKIFFTKGVGRHRDYLQSFELALRDAKIEKCNLVTVSSIYPAGAKRISVDEGLKLLQPGQITFCVMARNSTNEPNRLIAASIGVATPNDPSQYGYLSEHHPFGETDEKAGEYAEDLAATMLATTLGIEFDSNADWDEREKVYKMSGKIVRSFNVTQSAEGDKRGIWTTVVASGILLP, from the coding sequence TTGTATGTTCCAACGAAGATATTCTTCACCAAAGGGGTAGGTCGTCATCGCGACTACCTTCAGTCATTCGAGTTAGCATTACGCGATGCCAAGATCGAGAAATGTAATTTAGTCACGGTTTCAAGTATTTATCCTGCCGGCGCTAAGCGCATTTCAGTTGATGAAGGGCTGAAGCTCCTTCAACCGGGTCAAATTACATTCTGCGTGATGGCAAGAAACTCCACGAACGAGCCGAACAGACTCATTGCCGCCTCTATTGGGGTAGCCACGCCCAATGACCCCTCGCAGTATGGCTATCTGTCGGAGCACCATCCGTTCGGAGAGACAGACGAGAAGGCGGGGGAATATGCCGAGGATCTTGCCGCTACAATGCTGGCGACGACGCTTGGAATTGAGTTCGACTCGAACGCAGACTGGGACGAGCGGGAAAAAGTTTATAAGATGAGCGGGAAGATCGTGCGCTCTTTCAATGTGACCCAATCGGCCGAAGGTGACAAAAGGGGAATCTGGACAACCGTAGTTGCTTCAGGAATACTCCTCCCCTGA
- a CDS encoding ATP synthase subunit I, whose amino-acid sequence MIRTLVACLVTIGLVSTVLIVEYADGRYGGSYFLGALLGIVNGVVGFIIIEKFIDKSSLAFLRGVFVGMGVRLLLLLGIFVLLIKVFDRNIVALVTGLLIFYFAMTIFEVVFLTKRIALKKAAGQSAL is encoded by the coding sequence ATGATAAGGACTCTCGTAGCGTGCCTCGTGACAATTGGGCTGGTGTCTACCGTGCTCATCGTCGAATACGCAGATGGCCGATACGGTGGATCTTACTTCCTTGGAGCTCTACTGGGAATTGTGAACGGAGTTGTCGGCTTCATAATAATCGAGAAGTTCATAGACAAAAGCAGTCTCGCTTTCCTTCGCGGAGTTTTTGTTGGAATGGGAGTGCGCCTTCTGCTGCTCTTAGGGATCTTTGTTCTCCTGATCAAAGTATTCGACAGGAACATCGTAGCATTGGTAACGGGACTCCTGATCTTCTATTTTGCCATGACTATTTTTGAAGTCGTGTTCCTCACAAAAAGAATAGCTTTGAAGAAAGCTGCTGGCCAATCGGCACTATGA
- the atpB gene encoding F0F1 ATP synthase subunit A: MIFADSLIAKSDSVAAGAGKLVADTLSAAAHTADSSGGNWILEHVSDSHVLEFKPFGEIHLPQFPPIHVAGLTVDLSLTKHIVMIWFACLLLIIFVRAAVRSYKRSNVPHGLANVLETIVIFVRDDIVYEAIGEKGRRLLPYFLTLFFFVLFCNLVGLIPYTSTPTGNINVTATLAIIAFLVIQISGMANNGFLGYFRGLVPSHIPLFVIPILVIVELLGLLTKPFALCIRLFANMSAGHIIIFSLIGLIFIFQSVFIAPISVAFAVFISLLEILVGLIQAYIFTLLTALFVGLAVHQEH; this comes from the coding sequence ATGATATTTGCTGATTCACTCATCGCAAAGTCAGATTCGGTCGCGGCGGGCGCCGGGAAGCTCGTGGCTGACACGTTGAGCGCGGCTGCCCATACTGCCGATTCATCAGGAGGAAACTGGATCCTTGAGCATGTGTCGGATTCTCACGTCCTCGAATTTAAACCGTTTGGCGAAATCCATCTTCCACAATTTCCGCCGATACACGTCGCGGGGCTTACCGTTGATCTGTCGTTGACAAAACATATCGTGATGATTTGGTTTGCCTGCCTGCTGCTGATAATTTTTGTCAGAGCAGCGGTGAGAAGCTACAAGCGTTCGAACGTCCCTCACGGGCTCGCAAACGTCCTTGAGACAATCGTTATCTTCGTGAGAGACGATATTGTTTACGAGGCGATCGGCGAGAAGGGACGAAGACTTCTTCCTTATTTTCTCACGCTTTTCTTCTTTGTCTTGTTCTGCAATTTAGTCGGATTAATTCCCTATACCTCTACTCCTACCGGGAATATAAATGTCACCGCAACACTTGCGATAATCGCTTTCTTAGTGATCCAGATTTCTGGAATGGCAAATAACGGATTCCTCGGTTATTTCAGAGGGTTGGTGCCCTCTCACATCCCGCTGTTTGTTATTCCGATATTGGTCATTGTCGAACTTCTCGGGCTCCTCACAAAACCGTTTGCGCTCTGTATCCGTCTATTCGCGAACATGTCCGCGGGGCACATAATTATCTTTTCTTTGATCGGACTGATTTTCATTTTCCAATCTGTCTTCATAGCACCGATTTCCGTAGCATTCGCGGTTTTCATATCGCTTCTTGAAATACTGGTCGGACTTATTCAAGCTTATATTTTCACGCTGCTGACCGCGCTGTTTGTCGGCCTTGCAGTGCACCAGGAACATTGA
- the atpF gene encoding F0F1 ATP synthase subunit B yields MLELNTGLIIWTSLTFGVLLLVLRAYAWKPVISALESREESIRLSLERAEEAKKEAERILEENRQNLVRAEEMAQEVIKEARELAEKIRNDSASRANSDANKILDRARDEIERDKQLAINQLHGLVAELAVKAAEKILKETIDEKRQMKLVEGFLKSLPEN; encoded by the coding sequence ATGCTTGAACTGAATACTGGACTTATAATCTGGACGTCCTTGACGTTCGGAGTTTTGCTCCTGGTGCTGCGCGCATACGCCTGGAAGCCGGTGATTTCAGCCCTTGAGTCGAGGGAGGAGTCGATAAGGCTTTCACTTGAGCGCGCGGAAGAAGCGAAGAAGGAAGCGGAACGCATCCTTGAAGAGAATAGACAGAATCTCGTTCGCGCTGAAGAAATGGCTCAGGAGGTCATAAAGGAAGCGCGGGAACTTGCCGAGAAGATAAGGAACGATTCTGCTTCACGGGCTAATTCCGACGCAAACAAGATTCTGGACAGGGCTCGCGATGAAATTGAGAGAGACAAACAACTGGCGATCAACCAGCTTCATGGACTTGTTGCCGAGCTCGCGGTCAAAGCGGCCGAGAAGATTCTCAAGGAGACTATCGACGAGAAACGCCAAATGAAACTCGTCGAGGGATTCCTGAAATCGTTGCCCGAGAATTGA
- the tyrS gene encoding tyrosine--tRNA ligase — MFPPLKEQLALIKRGAAEIIPEDELTLKIEKSLKTNTPLNVKLGCDPSRPDLHLGHSVVLRKLRQFQDLGHTITLIVGDFTGMIGDPSGRNKARPSMTLDETRSNGESYFRQALKILSPNNLKIVYNSEWLAKMNFQDVIKLASKYTVARMLERDDFEKRYHSEEPISVHEFLYPLAQAMDSVAIKADIELGGTDQKFNLLVGRDIQREFGLEPQVILTMPLLVGIDGVEKMSKSMGNYIAITDSPGEMYGKTLSIPDTLIYDYFVLLTNLRETELSNIKSELDLGRVNPRDLKRRLAREIVTLYHNKNAAHQAEEEFDRIFVRKEVPDEIEERTIKHFEPPVTSQLLIELGVAPSKSEARRLVLQGGVTIDGAKVTDPNAVVNFSKPFILKVGKRKFYRITQ; from the coding sequence TTGTTTCCCCCACTTAAAGAGCAACTCGCCCTAATTAAGCGCGGCGCGGCCGAGATCATTCCAGAAGACGAGTTGACTCTCAAGATTGAGAAGTCGCTCAAGACGAACACCCCGCTGAACGTGAAACTGGGTTGCGACCCTAGCAGGCCTGATCTTCATCTCGGGCACTCGGTTGTCCTGCGCAAACTCAGGCAATTTCAGGACCTCGGCCACACAATAACGCTGATAGTCGGTGACTTCACCGGCATGATTGGTGATCCGTCCGGTCGAAACAAGGCCCGCCCCTCCATGACGTTGGATGAGACACGGAGTAACGGCGAGAGTTATTTCCGCCAGGCGCTCAAAATACTTTCCCCGAACAATTTGAAAATTGTTTACAATTCCGAGTGGCTTGCTAAAATGAATTTCCAGGACGTCATTAAACTAGCGAGCAAGTATACCGTCGCAAGAATGCTGGAGAGGGACGACTTCGAAAAGAGATATCATTCAGAAGAACCGATCAGTGTGCACGAGTTCCTCTACCCTCTAGCTCAGGCAATGGACTCAGTCGCCATCAAAGCGGATATAGAACTTGGCGGAACAGACCAGAAATTCAATTTGCTTGTGGGGAGAGACATACAGCGAGAGTTCGGACTCGAACCGCAAGTCATCCTTACGATGCCCTTACTGGTCGGTATCGATGGCGTGGAGAAGATGTCGAAATCGATGGGCAACTATATCGCCATCACCGACTCACCCGGTGAGATGTACGGAAAGACTCTGTCGATTCCTGACACACTCATCTACGATTATTTTGTCCTTCTAACAAACTTACGTGAGACCGAACTGAGCAATATAAAGAGTGAACTCGATCTGGGAAGGGTGAATCCGCGGGATCTCAAACGGAGACTCGCCAGAGAGATCGTCACGCTTTATCACAATAAGAATGCTGCTCATCAAGCCGAAGAGGAATTCGATAGAATTTTTGTTCGAAAAGAGGTTCCGGACGAAATTGAAGAGCGCACCATAAAGCATTTTGAACCGCCTGTGACATCCCAACTCTTGATTGAACTCGGTGTGGCACCGTCAAAAAGTGAGGCTCGTCGTCTTGTGTTGCAAGGCGGTGTTACGATAGATGGAGCCAAAGTAACTGACCCGAATGCCGTCGTGAATTTCAGTAAACCGTTCATCCTGAAAGTCGGAAAGCGAAAATTTTATAGGATCACGCAATAA
- a CDS encoding polymer-forming cytoskeletal protein has product MAKEEAQLNIISHGSRFEGKITSSGSMRVDGQVNGDVTLTGDLVIGANGEISGNIEAQTVTVGGKITGNINVKNKLVLEGKARIKGDIRASKLVIDEGAIFDGKCEMSGDRRPDQKSELFR; this is encoded by the coding sequence ATGGCCAAAGAAGAAGCTCAACTGAATATCATCTCCCACGGTTCCAGGTTTGAAGGGAAGATCACGAGTTCCGGCAGCATGCGTGTTGACGGGCAGGTGAACGGAGATGTTACGCTGACCGGTGATCTGGTGATCGGCGCGAATGGTGAAATCAGCGGCAACATCGAAGCACAGACCGTCACCGTAGGAGGTAAGATTACCGGAAATATCAACGTGAAGAACAAGCTCGTTCTTGAAGGGAAAGCCAGAATAAAAGGAGACATCCGCGCGTCGAAACTGGTCATAGATGAAGGCGCGATCTTCGACGGCAAGTGTGAAATGAGCGGCGACCGTAGACCTGACCAGAAGAGCGAGCTTTTCAGATGA
- the smpB gene encoding SsrA-binding protein SmpB: protein MEPEEKTVAQNRRARFEYQILETTEAGIVLKGTEVKSVRQGKVDISDCFASVKDGEVWLHNMHVAAYQNAGPFNHSPRRTRKLLLHRREIRKLVGKTRQKGLSLVPIRVYWKHGLAKVELAIAKGKRAFDKRETIRQRDQDREIRQRDAEA, encoded by the coding sequence ATGGAACCAGAAGAGAAAACGGTAGCGCAAAATCGTCGTGCGCGCTTCGAGTACCAGATTCTGGAGACAACTGAGGCTGGTATAGTTTTGAAAGGGACAGAAGTAAAGTCGGTCAGGCAAGGCAAAGTTGATATCAGCGACTGTTTCGCGTCCGTGAAAGACGGAGAAGTATGGTTGCACAACATGCATGTCGCGGCTTACCAGAATGCAGGACCGTTCAATCACAGTCCTCGTCGCACGCGAAAACTCCTGCTGCACAGGAGAGAGATCAGGAAACTGGTGGGCAAGACCAGACAGAAGGGACTTTCCCTCGTTCCGATCAGGGTGTACTGGAAGCACGGCCTTGCAAAGGTCGAGCTTGCAATCGCAAAGGGCAAGCGGGCCTTTGACAAGAGGGAGACAATCAGACAAAGAGATCAGGACCGGGAGATTCGCCAGAGAGATGCCGAAGCCTGA
- a CDS encoding carboxyl transferase domain-containing protein gives MKKIDVDRKKDPSAAHNESAYRTLLANLETLKKEVRKGGGSDAADRQMKRGKLLVRERVRTLIDPGSSFLEIGTLAALGNYEEYGGAPSAGIVTGIGKIHGKDVVIVANDATVKAGAYFPLTIKKNLRAQEIAMQNRIPIIYLVDSAGVFLPMQSEIFPDRDHFGRIFYNNALLSSMGVPQIAAIMGPCVAGGAYLPIMSDESIIVEGTGSVYLAGPHLVKAAIGEETDTEQLGGSETHTAISGIADYKVKSDAEALELIRGLVGKIGPHPTAGFNRTKSRPPASRPEEIYGNIPVDRSKPYDMYEIIGRLVDNGELDEYKLTYGMSLICAYARIDGWAVGIVANQRTTVKAKRPDNSSEMQIGGVIYSDSADKGARFVMNCNQKRIPLVFLQDVTGFMVGTRAERGGIIKDGAKLVNAVSNSTVPKFTIIIGNSFGAGNYAMCGKAYEPRLIFAWPSARIAVMGGEQSSQTLLSIKLQQIEREGRKISKEEQAVLLREIKDRYEKEMDPTFAASRLWIDDIIDPADTRNVISTGIEIANNNPDIGHFNVGVLQT, from the coding sequence ATGAAGAAGATAGATGTTGACAGGAAGAAGGATCCCTCGGCGGCACATAATGAGAGCGCTTACAGAACTCTTCTCGCCAATCTAGAGACATTAAAGAAGGAGGTGAGGAAAGGAGGAGGTTCCGACGCGGCGGACCGTCAGATGAAGCGCGGAAAGCTGCTCGTTCGCGAACGAGTCCGAACGTTGATCGATCCAGGTTCATCGTTCCTGGAGATAGGCACACTGGCGGCGCTTGGGAACTACGAAGAGTACGGAGGCGCACCCTCCGCGGGAATCGTTACGGGAATCGGCAAGATCCATGGAAAGGACGTCGTGATTGTAGCTAACGACGCGACCGTCAAGGCAGGAGCTTATTTCCCTCTTACGATCAAGAAAAATCTTCGCGCACAGGAAATAGCGATGCAGAACAGGATTCCGATTATTTATCTAGTGGACTCCGCGGGAGTCTTCCTACCCATGCAGTCGGAAATTTTTCCAGACAGAGATCACTTCGGCAGAATATTTTACAATAATGCTCTTCTCAGCTCGATGGGCGTTCCACAGATCGCCGCTATAATGGGTCCGTGTGTCGCGGGTGGAGCATACCTTCCTATCATGAGCGACGAATCAATAATTGTTGAAGGTACCGGTAGTGTGTATCTCGCAGGGCCGCATCTTGTAAAAGCAGCAATCGGAGAGGAGACAGACACTGAGCAGCTCGGCGGATCTGAAACTCACACCGCAATCTCCGGGATCGCCGACTATAAAGTGAAGTCAGACGCCGAGGCCTTGGAGTTGATTCGCGGGCTGGTTGGGAAAATCGGTCCCCACCCGACCGCGGGTTTCAATCGGACAAAATCTCGACCGCCGGCAAGTCGACCCGAGGAGATATACGGAAACATCCCCGTTGACAGAAGCAAGCCTTATGACATGTACGAAATAATTGGACGACTTGTGGATAACGGCGAACTCGATGAGTACAAACTCACCTACGGCATGTCTCTAATATGTGCTTACGCGCGGATCGACGGCTGGGCCGTGGGCATTGTAGCAAATCAGCGGACGACGGTTAAGGCGAAGCGACCTGACAATTCGAGCGAAATGCAGATCGGTGGAGTCATCTATTCGGACAGCGCTGACAAGGGAGCGAGATTCGTGATGAATTGTAACCAAAAGCGAATCCCGCTCGTATTCTTACAAGACGTTACCGGTTTCATGGTCGGTACCCGCGCTGAAAGAGGCGGCATAATCAAAGACGGAGCGAAATTGGTCAACGCGGTTTCAAACTCTACGGTCCCAAAGTTCACCATAATCATTGGAAACAGCTTCGGTGCTGGAAATTACGCGATGTGCGGGAAAGCTTATGAACCTCGGCTTATCTTCGCTTGGCCGTCGGCTAGAATTGCTGTCATGGGCGGAGAGCAGTCGAGCCAGACACTCCTCAGCATCAAGCTCCAACAGATAGAAAGGGAGGGAAGGAAAATATCTAAAGAGGAACAGGCCGTTCTCCTGCGAGAAATCAAAGACCGATACGAAAAAGAGATGG
- the atpH gene encoding ATP synthase F1 subunit delta, whose translation MKRLRASKRYAAALLELALEQKRLDRVASDLELIRKSVSGSRDLELFFATPLIDRTKKAAVIAELFADRIDDLTRRFLGLLVEKGREQLIPGITIEFAEQLDDYRGIVDAEVRVPFEIDKANKSGLQSRLEELTRKKVRVTYKQDATLIGGFLAQIRDTVYDGSVRRQLEILRNELSENSGMQN comes from the coding sequence ATGAAGAGGCTTCGCGCTTCAAAAAGATATGCAGCAGCTTTGCTCGAACTGGCACTAGAACAGAAGAGGCTCGATCGGGTGGCTTCAGATCTGGAACTCATCCGGAAATCAGTTTCTGGTTCTCGAGACCTCGAGCTTTTCTTTGCGACCCCGCTGATCGATCGAACGAAGAAGGCGGCGGTGATTGCTGAGCTCTTTGCAGACCGGATCGACGATCTTACCAGGCGGTTCCTCGGCTTGCTCGTGGAAAAGGGAAGAGAGCAGCTCATACCCGGCATCACGATTGAATTTGCTGAACAGCTGGATGACTACCGCGGCATCGTCGATGCGGAGGTTCGTGTACCCTTCGAGATTGATAAAGCCAATAAATCCGGGCTGCAATCGAGGCTCGAGGAACTTACCAGGAAAAAAGTGCGCGTGACGTACAAACAGGATGCGACCCTGATCGGGGGATTCCTCGCTCAAATAAGAGACACGGTGTACGATGGAAGCGTTCGCCGCCAGCTGGAAATTCTCAGGAACGAGCTCTCAGAAAATTCCGGTATGCAGAATTGA
- the atpE gene encoding ATP synthase F0 subunit C: protein MPDLGLTHLAAGIGAGLAVIGGGYGIGKLAASAMEASGRQPEAVGEIRTSMIIAAALIEGVTLFAEVVAIILATAK from the coding sequence ATGCCTGATTTAGGATTAACACACCTCGCGGCGGGAATCGGAGCCGGACTGGCGGTCATCGGCGGCGGCTACGGCATTGGCAAGCTTGCTGCATCCGCCATGGAGGCGAGCGGGCGACAGCCTGAAGCGGTCGGCGAAATACGAACTTCTATGATTATCGCGGCCGCGCTTATCGAAGGCGTGACGTTGTTCGCGGAAGTTGTCGCTATAATCCTTGCGACCGCAAAATAA
- a CDS encoding M23 family metallopeptidase, with amino-acid sequence MQHKSSHENEASAKLTFVVLSGANKPSRTFKASKIQLAIVVVVVVGAVSALSILAMIHTPLGKYILPAYFSTQEEQLERVQSLAAKVDTVQKQLTYLASYNLRLRNALGDTATSPDAGSPAATEESRDESSGAPVTNVPPQAYNANYQSAKSAPVQVTSPENGPSILPFIMPVSGFVSRDVNYTIQHYGVDISANSGEPIVAPAPGQVIFTDWTVTGGNTLIIVHPGDFVTVYKHCERILTQVGARVSRGEAIALVGSTGVTSTGPHLHFELWQDGKNLDPMNYLLTKN; translated from the coding sequence ATGCAGCATAAATCTTCGCACGAGAATGAAGCGTCAGCAAAGCTGACGTTTGTTGTATTATCGGGTGCAAACAAGCCATCAAGGACTTTCAAAGCTTCGAAAATCCAGCTGGCGATCGTTGTCGTAGTGGTTGTCGGGGCGGTAAGCGCCCTGAGCATACTGGCCATGATCCACACCCCGCTCGGAAAATATATTTTGCCGGCTTATTTCAGCACGCAGGAGGAGCAGCTGGAGCGAGTCCAGTCTCTCGCTGCAAAAGTCGACACTGTTCAAAAACAACTTACTTATTTGGCATCTTACAATTTGAGATTGAGAAACGCGCTTGGTGATACAGCCACCTCTCCGGATGCCGGGAGCCCAGCCGCGACCGAGGAAAGTCGCGATGAATCTTCCGGGGCTCCGGTCACTAACGTACCACCGCAAGCTTACAACGCAAATTACCAGTCGGCTAAGTCAGCACCCGTCCAGGTTACTTCTCCCGAGAACGGCCCATCGATATTGCCTTTTATTATGCCCGTGTCGGGATTCGTGAGTAGAGACGTCAATTACACAATCCAACATTATGGTGTAGACATCTCGGCGAACAGCGGAGAGCCGATTGTTGCGCCAGCTCCAGGCCAGGTGATCTTTACAGACTGGACTGTGACCGGCGGAAATACTCTCATCATTGTTCACCCTGGCGATTTCGTCACTGTGTACAAACATTGTGAACGTATTCTGACGCAGGTCGGCGCAAGAGTCTCGAGAGGTGAAGCGATTGCCCTTGTCGGTTCTACCGGCGTGACCAGCACGGGCCCGCATCTTCATTTCGAGTTGTGGCAGGACGGGAAGAATCTCGACCCGATGAATTACTTACTAACTAAGAACTAA
- a CDS encoding AtpZ/AtpI family protein, which produces MANVIKKRSGTLGDAYRQLAPYMGLGTELAASVGGMLLVGYFLDEYFKTTPWLLLAGAVVGFIGGFYNFFREVQKLSRSDTDKRG; this is translated from the coding sequence GTGGCAAATGTCATTAAGAAGCGCAGCGGGACTCTAGGTGATGCGTACAGACAACTCGCCCCATACATGGGACTGGGCACTGAACTGGCTGCATCTGTCGGGGGCATGTTGTTGGTCGGGTATTTCCTCGATGAATATTTCAAGACCACACCGTGGCTTCTACTTGCTGGTGCTGTAGTCGGATTTATAGGCGGGTTCTACAACTTTTTTAGAGAAGTACAAAAACTCAGCAGAAGTGATACCGACAAACGAGGCTGA